One Schistocerca cancellata isolate TAMUIC-IGC-003103 chromosome 1, iqSchCanc2.1, whole genome shotgun sequence genomic region harbors:
- the LOC126121659 gene encoding putative gustatory receptor 2a, with protein MGAIRRQLLRSVRPTLRREAELEEAATSGGRRRVAEGGLWRLQRARLALHRVARLCGQHFGLSLSLSFLNRLLQLVCTSYSSVLLANNWQHLSFGLRALAAAFGVLLVVEASFLLALCWACSSAQDRAVRVGLVLDKIQSLLPPSVTSRSLQLAVENLRFSAAGFFDLDLRLFVALIGTSVTYVIILVQFHR; from the coding sequence ATGGGCGCCATCCGCAGGCAGCTGCTGAGGAGTGTGCGGCCGACGCTGCGCAGGGAGGCGGAGCTGGAGGAGGCGGCGACCTCCGGAGGGCGGCGGAGGGTGGCGGAGGGTGGGCTGTGGCGGCTGCAGCGCGCCAGGCTGGCCCTGCACCGCGTCGCCCGCCTCTGCGGACAGCACTTTGGGCTCTCGCTGTCGCTGTCCTTCCTCAACCGCCTGCTCCAGCTCGTCTGCACCAGTTACAGCTCCGTGCTTCTGGCGAACAACTGGCAACACCTCTCGTTCGGATTACGTGCCCTTGCCGCTGCGTTCGGTGTTCTGTTGGTGGTTGAAGCCAGCTTCCTGCTAGCCCTGTGCTGGGCGTGCTCGTCTGCTCAGGATAGAGCTGTCAGAGTTGGCCTGGTGCTGGACAAGATTCAGTCCCTGCTGCCCCCCAGTGTTACGTCACGTTCTCTCCAATTGGCAGTGGAGAATCTGCGTTTTTCCGCTGCAGGCTTCTTTGACTTAGATCTACGTTTATTTGTTGCTCTTATTGGTACGAGTGTCACGTATGTTATAATACTTGTACAGTTTCACAGATAA